Proteins encoded together in one Desulfosporosinus meridiei DSM 13257 window:
- the tsaE gene encoding tRNA (adenosine(37)-N6)-threonylcarbamoyltransferase complex ATPase subunit type 1 TsaE, with protein sequence MEQRFTSITVEDTRELGKQLAGFLCGGDVVALIGDLGAGKTAFAQGVGEGLAIVGPMTSPTFTLIHEYNGQANGTEIRLVHMDLYRLQHPEEAEVIGIEDSFVEDTICLIEWPKIAEDYLPDDRLNVEIHGSGEMPREIIVYSNDSRWEQRLNFLANNRRL encoded by the coding sequence ATGGAGCAAAGATTTACAAGTATAACAGTTGAGGATACACGTGAGTTGGGGAAACAACTGGCCGGGTTTTTGTGTGGGGGAGATGTGGTTGCTCTGATAGGGGATTTAGGAGCAGGTAAAACGGCTTTTGCTCAGGGAGTGGGGGAGGGGCTAGCGATCGTTGGCCCTATGACGAGTCCAACCTTCACTTTAATTCATGAATACAATGGTCAAGCAAATGGAACAGAGATTCGCTTGGTTCACATGGATCTTTATCGATTACAACACCCCGAAGAGGCTGAGGTCATCGGAATCGAGGATTCCTTTGTCGAAGATACGATTTGTCTGATAGAATGGCCAAAAATTGCGGAGGATTATTTGCCGGATGATCGCTTAAATGTTGAAATCCATGGAAGTGGAGAAATGCCCCGTGAGATAATTGTTTATTCTAATGACTCTAGGTGGGAGCAACGCTTAAACTTTTTGGCAAATAACAGGAGGTTATAG
- the tsaD gene encoding tRNA (adenosine(37)-N6)-threonylcarbamoyltransferase complex transferase subunit TsaD — protein MTGKQKGKIIILGIETSCDETSAAVLADGTDLRSHVISSQISTHQKYGGVVPEIASREHSMHFRPVVQQALDEAQVTFQDLSAIAVTYGPGLVGSLLVGVSGAKAMAYASKIPLIGINHLEAHIYANFIQQKDLQFPLLALLVSGGHTHLILFEGHGKYEVLGYTRDDAAGEALDKVARTLGLGYPGGPQIQRVSQEGNPQAFKFPRAMLEADSLDFSFSGMKSAVLNTLNSARMRGEVLSVPDIAASFQEAVVDVLVRKTLMAIKRTGVKTLLLAGGVAANKLLRETLEMSLLKLGIRLVYPEPIYCTDNGAMIATAGYYHYLVGDFAPWTLNAVPGLSFPRLNN, from the coding sequence ATGACTGGGAAGCAAAAAGGCAAAATTATAATTTTGGGAATTGAAACCAGCTGCGATGAGACATCGGCAGCAGTTTTGGCGGATGGTACGGATCTTCGGAGTCATGTTATCTCCTCACAGATATCTACTCATCAAAAGTATGGGGGAGTTGTACCTGAAATTGCTTCCAGGGAGCATAGCATGCATTTTCGACCAGTTGTTCAGCAGGCTCTTGATGAGGCCCAGGTAACCTTTCAGGATTTGTCTGCCATTGCTGTTACCTACGGTCCCGGACTAGTCGGGTCCTTATTAGTTGGGGTTTCTGGAGCAAAAGCTATGGCCTACGCATCGAAGATACCTTTGATTGGAATTAATCACCTGGAAGCTCATATCTACGCTAATTTTATTCAGCAAAAAGACTTGCAGTTTCCCCTGCTAGCCTTATTAGTTTCCGGCGGGCATACCCATCTGATTCTGTTTGAAGGCCATGGGAAGTATGAAGTATTGGGGTACACTCGAGATGATGCAGCAGGAGAAGCTTTAGATAAAGTAGCTAGAACTTTAGGGTTAGGTTATCCGGGAGGTCCTCAGATCCAAAGGGTGAGTCAAGAGGGCAATCCTCAGGCTTTTAAATTTCCCAGGGCGATGCTGGAGGCGGATAGTTTGGATTTTAGTTTTAGTGGTATGAAATCTGCCGTCTTAAACACCTTGAACTCAGCTCGGATGCGTGGAGAGGTATTAAGTGTTCCGGATATTGCAGCTTCTTTCCAGGAAGCGGTAGTCGATGTATTGGTACGCAAGACCTTAATGGCTATTAAAAGAACAGGGGTTAAGACTCTGCTCCTAGCAGGTGGAGTTGCAGCTAATAAGCTGCTGCGTGAAACCTTAGAAATGTCTTTATTAAAGCTAGGGATCCGGCTGGTCTATCCAGAGCCTATTTATTGTACTGACAATGGGGCTATGATAGCAACGGCCGGATATTATCATTACTTAGTGGGAGACTTCGCACCCTGGACTCTAAACGCAGTTCCCGGACTTAGTTTTCCCAGGCTAAACAATTAA
- a CDS encoding Tex family protein gives MEFNLIIAKELGLKPNQVKEAVNLLDGGNTIPFIARYRKEATGELDENVLRNIVERLDYLRRLDQRKTEVLRLIGEQGKLTEELSAQITTAMALQEVEDLYRPYKQKRRTRATIAKEKGLEPLAEWLLIQYIRGDPQTEAEKYLNEELEVNSTEEALAGAMDIIAETIADDADLRKRIREQTFKTADLVAVAEAKKAEERSPFEMYYDYREPVRKIPPHRVLALNRGEKEEFLSVRVETPSDTIHRIIEMKYVKTGQSAALVQKAALDSYKRLIEPSIEREVRAELSAQAEEQAIKVFAANLRQLLLQPPVRGKMVLGLDPGFRTGCKWAIVDETGKLYQVGVIYPHTGKGKREEAKEILRKAIKEYGADIIAIGNGTASRETEEVVAEMIQEDGIPVEFTLVSEAGASVYSASKLAGEEFPDFDLSLRSAVSIARRLQDPLAELVKIEPKAVGVGQYQHDVQPKRLEESLHGVVESCVNVVGVDLNTASASLLQYVAGLKPAVAKNIVAFRDEHGKFTRRDQLKKIPRLGAQTYIQCAGFIRLPDGVNPLENTPVHPESYQLAEDILKSIGCTPVDLRERLTDVRNKLAVLNPNELAERFGAGVPTVRDILDALQRPGRDPREDLPRPLLRKDITHMEDLNEGMILEGTVRNVVDFGAFVDIGVKHDGLVHISQLSDKFIKHPMEAVAVGDIVKVRVIGIDKVRERVSLSMRDILANASSV, from the coding sequence TTGGAGTTCAATCTTATCATTGCCAAAGAACTTGGTCTAAAGCCTAATCAAGTTAAAGAGGCTGTTAACTTACTGGATGGGGGAAATACGATCCCTTTCATTGCCCGTTATCGAAAGGAAGCAACAGGGGAACTCGACGAAAACGTGTTGCGAAATATCGTTGAACGTTTAGACTATTTGCGTCGCTTGGATCAACGAAAAACTGAAGTTCTTCGCCTTATCGGCGAACAGGGTAAGCTTACAGAAGAATTGTCAGCTCAAATCACTACAGCCATGGCACTTCAAGAGGTCGAAGACCTCTATAGACCCTACAAGCAAAAACGTCGTACAAGAGCGACAATTGCTAAGGAGAAAGGGCTTGAACCATTAGCTGAGTGGTTGCTGATACAATATATTAGAGGGGATCCTCAGACGGAAGCGGAAAAATACTTAAATGAGGAGCTGGAGGTCAATTCTACTGAGGAAGCCTTAGCCGGGGCGATGGATATCATTGCAGAAACCATTGCCGATGACGCAGATCTTCGTAAAAGAATTCGCGAGCAGACTTTTAAAACTGCAGATCTGGTAGCTGTTGCAGAGGCGAAGAAAGCTGAAGAACGCTCTCCTTTTGAGATGTATTATGATTATCGGGAGCCTGTTCGGAAGATTCCTCCTCATCGAGTTCTGGCTTTGAATCGTGGGGAAAAGGAAGAGTTCCTATCTGTTAGAGTTGAAACTCCATCGGACACAATCCATCGAATCATTGAAATGAAATATGTTAAAACCGGACAATCTGCCGCTTTGGTACAAAAGGCCGCCTTAGATTCGTATAAGCGATTGATTGAACCTTCTATTGAACGAGAAGTTCGAGCTGAACTTTCTGCTCAAGCAGAAGAGCAAGCTATCAAAGTTTTTGCAGCTAATTTGCGTCAGCTATTACTGCAGCCGCCAGTTCGCGGAAAAATGGTCTTAGGTCTTGACCCCGGCTTTCGAACAGGGTGTAAGTGGGCAATTGTTGATGAAACCGGAAAGCTTTATCAAGTCGGGGTAATCTATCCCCATACCGGAAAGGGTAAACGAGAAGAGGCTAAAGAAATATTGCGGAAGGCGATCAAGGAGTATGGTGCGGATATTATTGCAATCGGGAATGGTACTGCTTCTAGGGAGACAGAAGAGGTTGTAGCAGAGATGATTCAGGAGGATGGAATCCCTGTTGAATTCACCTTGGTTAGTGAAGCCGGAGCATCTGTATATTCTGCTTCCAAATTAGCAGGTGAAGAATTCCCGGACTTTGATCTTTCCTTGCGAAGTGCAGTATCCATCGCTAGAAGGCTTCAAGATCCTTTAGCTGAACTCGTTAAAATCGAACCAAAAGCTGTGGGAGTAGGCCAATATCAGCATGATGTCCAGCCTAAACGGTTAGAAGAGTCCTTGCATGGGGTCGTAGAATCCTGTGTTAATGTAGTGGGCGTTGATCTAAACACTGCCTCAGCATCTCTGCTCCAATATGTCGCCGGCTTAAAGCCTGCAGTGGCAAAAAATATTGTTGCTTTTCGAGATGAACACGGGAAATTTACACGCCGCGATCAGCTTAAGAAAATTCCAAGACTTGGAGCACAAACCTATATTCAGTGCGCTGGATTTATTCGTTTGCCGGATGGGGTTAATCCTTTAGAAAATACACCTGTCCATCCGGAATCCTATCAGCTTGCTGAAGATATCTTGAAAAGCATTGGCTGCACCCCTGTAGATTTGAGGGAACGTCTTACGGATGTTCGGAATAAACTTGCTGTTCTGAACCCGAATGAACTTGCCGAAAGGTTTGGCGCAGGGGTACCCACTGTACGAGATATCTTAGATGCCTTACAAAGACCCGGACGAGATCCTCGGGAGGACTTACCCCGACCTTTGCTTCGGAAGGATATAACTCATATGGAAGATCTGAATGAAGGTATGATTCTAGAAGGAACAGTGCGAAATGTAGTAGATTTTGGAGCTTTTGTAGATATTGGTGTCAAGCATGATGGTCTGGTTCATATTTCCCAATTGAGTGATAAGTTCATTAAACATCCGATGGAAGCGGTAGCTGTCGGTGATATCGTTAAAGTACGTGTTATTGGAATCGACAAGGTAAGAGAACGAGTAAGTCTATCTATGAGAGATATTTTGGCGAATGCTTCATCTGTTTAA
- the rimI gene encoding ribosomal protein S18-alanine N-acetyltransferase: MNNGIIRPMLVEDLEAIMEIEIASFSTPWSVQAFKAELKDNEYARYSCLELDGKVIGYMGLWFILDEGHITNVAIAPNYRGQQWGEFLMRTVMAKMAAEGMERMTLEVRKSNSPAQSLYQRLGFTTAGVRKGYYADTGEDALIMWAELGMEVNKA, translated from the coding sequence ATGAATAACGGGATTATACGTCCCATGCTTGTGGAAGATCTCGAGGCAATAATGGAAATAGAAATTGCTTCTTTTTCTACACCTTGGTCCGTACAAGCCTTTAAAGCAGAGTTGAAAGATAATGAATATGCCAGGTATTCTTGCTTAGAGTTAGATGGCAAGGTAATTGGTTATATGGGACTCTGGTTTATACTTGATGAAGGTCATATTACAAACGTAGCAATTGCTCCGAACTATCGGGGGCAACAATGGGGAGAGTTTTTGATGCGGACTGTTATGGCTAAAATGGCAGCTGAGGGAATGGAACGCATGACACTTGAGGTTCGAAAATCGAATAGCCCAGCCCAGTCCTTATATCAACGCTTGGGTTTTACTACCGCAGGAGTTCGAAAAGGGTATTATGCGGATACAGGAGAAGATGCTTTGATTATGTGGGCAGAATTAGGAATGGAGGTGAATAAGGCATGA
- the tsaB gene encoding tRNA (adenosine(37)-N6)-threonylcarbamoyltransferase complex dimerization subunit type 1 TsaB, whose translation MKYLTIDTTTKVTALALAEDGRLVSEGFLHTSKTHSERIIPMLDQLLSAADWSLQDLEMIGVVRGPGSFTGIRIGIATAQGLAQVLNLPLVAVVSLDALAWAGKGRTEDIVPILDARKNEWYTARYHWRSGAERADCLTPPQAMATEQWLNYLRGLNCSLCFVGDAAAKAKGRIEEILGERAVILPDYISLPRGAYAAQAVWERWKEIGEGELVEPYYIRFSEAEVNWAKKEEARRNGKDE comes from the coding sequence ATGAAATATTTAACCATAGATACTACAACAAAGGTTACAGCCTTAGCTTTAGCGGAAGATGGACGATTAGTTAGTGAGGGTTTTTTACACACCTCAAAAACTCACTCGGAACGAATTATCCCTATGCTCGATCAATTACTTTCAGCTGCGGATTGGTCTCTCCAGGATCTTGAGATGATTGGTGTAGTGCGGGGGCCCGGTTCTTTTACAGGTATTCGTATTGGAATTGCAACAGCCCAGGGATTAGCCCAGGTTCTTAATCTTCCGCTTGTGGCCGTAGTGTCCTTAGATGCTTTGGCCTGGGCTGGTAAGGGCAGAACTGAAGACATTGTTCCCATATTAGATGCACGGAAGAATGAGTGGTATACTGCACGCTATCATTGGCGGTCAGGGGCAGAACGTGCTGATTGTTTAACACCACCACAAGCTATGGCAACTGAACAATGGCTGAATTATTTAAGAGGATTGAATTGTTCACTTTGTTTTGTAGGCGACGCTGCAGCCAAGGCCAAGGGAAGAATTGAGGAAATATTGGGTGAGAGAGCAGTGATTTTACCAGACTATATTAGTTTGCCTCGCGGGGCCTATGCTGCCCAAGCCGTCTGGGAAAGGTGGAAAGAAATTGGTGAAGGGGAACTGGTTGAACCCTACTATATCCGCTTTTCAGAGGCAGAGGTGAATTGGGCGAAGAAAGAGGAAGCGCGGAGGAACGGGAAAGATGAATAA
- a CDS encoding amidohydrolase, which translates to MKKLYIKNGLIKTMAGQEFMGYILIEGAKIAALGKTIDLNLPEDAEVIDAGGALVLPGFIDAHCHVGIGEEIYRWEGEDFNEMTDPVTPDMRAIDGINPEDEGFRDARLGGVTTVFTVPGSANVIGGTGVVMKTAGKIVDKMIVRDPAGMKIAFGENPKMVYGEQKKMPMTRMGTAALLRQTLVDAQTYKDKLEQGETDPDKLPERDLGLEVLVKVLNREIPLRAHAHRADDIMTAIRIAREFNVDLVIEHCTEGHKIAEELAEQGYPAVVGPLLTNRSKVELKDKSFQTPGILAKAGVKVAIMTDHSVTPIEQLPLCAALACKAGMDEEDALRAITINAAEILGVSDRIGTLEVGKDADIVIWSEHPFTIKANPLYVIINGKIVKPEAI; encoded by the coding sequence ATGAAGAAGCTTTATATAAAAAATGGTCTGATTAAAACTATGGCTGGGCAAGAATTTATGGGGTATATCCTTATTGAAGGGGCGAAAATTGCTGCCCTCGGTAAGACCATTGATCTGAACCTTCCTGAAGATGCAGAAGTGATAGATGCTGGGGGGGCTCTCGTCTTGCCGGGATTTATTGATGCTCATTGCCATGTAGGGATTGGAGAAGAGATCTACCGCTGGGAAGGGGAAGACTTTAATGAGATGACAGATCCCGTCACACCGGATATGCGGGCTATTGATGGGATTAACCCAGAAGATGAGGGTTTTAGAGATGCCCGTCTTGGTGGAGTGACTACAGTCTTTACTGTACCTGGAAGTGCCAATGTAATTGGGGGTACCGGTGTGGTTATGAAAACTGCAGGGAAGATTGTTGACAAAATGATAGTGCGTGACCCTGCCGGAATGAAGATAGCATTTGGAGAGAATCCTAAGATGGTTTATGGCGAACAAAAGAAAATGCCCATGACTCGGATGGGAACTGCGGCACTTCTTCGTCAAACCTTAGTGGATGCCCAGACCTATAAGGATAAGTTGGAGCAGGGTGAAACAGATCCTGATAAACTCCCGGAGAGGGACTTAGGCTTAGAGGTTCTCGTTAAGGTATTAAATCGCGAAATCCCCCTTCGAGCTCATGCTCATCGTGCAGATGATATTATGACAGCTATTCGCATTGCCCGAGAGTTCAATGTAGATTTGGTCATAGAACATTGTACTGAAGGACACAAAATTGCAGAGGAACTAGCGGAACAGGGATATCCTGCTGTCGTAGGACCTTTACTTACCAATCGGTCGAAAGTCGAGCTGAAGGATAAATCCTTCCAAACCCCTGGAATTTTAGCTAAGGCTGGGGTCAAGGTAGCAATTATGACGGATCATTCCGTCACCCCAATTGAACAACTTCCTCTTTGTGCAGCTTTAGCGTGTAAAGCAGGGATGGATGAAGAAGATGCTTTGCGGGCTATAACTATAAATGCAGCAGAGATCTTAGGGGTATCTGATCGTATCGGAACTTTAGAAGTCGGGAAGGATGCAGATATTGTTATTTGGTCTGAACATCCTTTTACAATCAAGGCCAACCCACTCTACGTCATCATTAATGGAAAGATTGTAAAGCCAGAAGCTATATAA